Genomic window (Synechococcus sp. LA31):
TGGGTTTGCCATTCAGCGCTGCCATGCGAGCTTTGGCCAGGGCCACCGAAGCGCTGGATGGGCTGGCCCCATCCAGGCGTAGCAGCAGCAGTGGATGGCCACCCCCATCGCAGATGGCCAGGCTCACCGTGGCCTGATGTTGCGCGGCCATCGCCTCCGCGGCGGCGGCGATGTGTTGGCAGTCGGCGAGCTCGAGTGCGGGGATCGTGCGCATTGGCCCTTCAGCTCCACACGATCTTCATCAGCCAGAGGTGGCCCTCCAGCTCCACCCCAGCGGCTGCAGCCTCAAGATCGCTGTCGCTCAAGCGCAGGGTGGCCTCGGCTTGATGTTTGACCAGATCCACGCCGGTGAAGCTGAAACCCTGTTCGGCCCCGAGCGCGGCGATCGCGTTGAGATTGGAACAGCTGCTGAAGCGTTGCAGCAAGGCGGCGTCGCCTTTCACCTGGTTGAGAAACGCTTCGAGTTGGGGATTGGCCATGGGACTGGAAGAATTAGCGCTGCCAGGTGGCACCGCGTGTGTTGGTGAACAGGGAATAGATCGCCGTGGAGGCGCACAGGAACAAACGGCTGCCATAGCGATCGCCGAAGCAGAGGTTTGACACGCGCTTCGGCACGAGCACTTTGCCGATCA
Coding sequences:
- a CDS encoding heme-binding protein; the encoded protein is MRTIPALELADCQHIAAAAEAMAAQHQATVSLAICDGGGHPLLLLRLDGASPSSASVALAKARMAALNGKPTADQEAAINGARPALLQLSAVFKEAAVAMGGGLPLLHNGACIGAIGVSGMTPELDAAIAAAGAYALTSTSR
- a CDS encoding Nif11-like leader peptide family natural product precursor — translated: MANPQLEAFLNQVKGDAALLQRFSSCSNLNAIAALGAEQGFSFTGVDLVKHQAEATLRLSDSDLEAAAAGVELEGHLWLMKIVWS